In the Kitasatospora terrestris genome, one interval contains:
- a CDS encoding DUF7144 family membrane protein, with protein MARSGQVTFAGVLLALLGALNALDGTAAIARSHVFVADAHFVIGGLRAWGWVLLALAFVQLAAAWGVLSERAEWARWTGVGALGLNAFAQLAFTPAYPLWAVIVIALDVVAVYALTALWPAAPREAVGG; from the coding sequence ATGGCCCGCTCAGGACAGGTCACCTTCGCCGGTGTGCTGCTCGCCCTGCTCGGCGCGCTCAACGCCCTGGACGGCACCGCGGCGATCGCCCGGTCGCACGTCTTCGTCGCCGACGCCCACTTCGTGATCGGCGGCCTGCGGGCCTGGGGCTGGGTGCTGCTGGCCCTGGCCTTCGTCCAACTGGCCGCCGCCTGGGGCGTGCTGAGCGAGCGCGCGGAGTGGGCCCGCTGGACCGGTGTCGGCGCGCTCGGCCTCAACGCCTTCGCGCAGCTGGCCTTCACGCCCGCGTACCCGCTCTGGGCGGTGATCGTCATCGCGCTGGACGTGGTCGCCGTCTACGCCCTGACCGCGCTGTGGCCCGCGGCGCCGCGGGAGGCGGTCGGCGGCTGA
- a CDS encoding DUF6230 family protein encodes MNGGAGRTHWRRSALVALPALVAAGSLGGALADGALAGGLRIQSGTVRLTTSSLYGTRYAAAVVDQTAVRADGTTTTVHPLRMGFAQGVINGLCLAQQQQIMGATYTLLITLGDSDTGTWEIVTENTVLDLHSATGELDMDGLVDLNINGPDTVIAPDGTTPVPNPLGSPEHRFGIQAGYAKFDRVTATVHDLQLPGLLRTPGLRITVRPGAVDCPAPAAPTGTPGSR; translated from the coding sequence GTGAACGGCGGGGCGGGGCGCACCCACTGGCGGCGCAGCGCGCTGGTCGCGCTGCCGGCGCTGGTGGCGGCGGGTTCGCTCGGCGGCGCGCTGGCGGACGGGGCGCTCGCGGGCGGGCTGCGGATCCAGTCCGGGACGGTCCGGTTGACCACCAGCAGCCTGTACGGCACGCGGTACGCGGCGGCCGTCGTCGACCAGACCGCGGTCCGGGCGGACGGCACCACCACGACCGTCCACCCGCTGCGGATGGGCTTCGCCCAGGGCGTGATCAACGGGCTGTGCCTGGCCCAGCAGCAGCAGATCATGGGGGCCACCTACACGCTGCTGATCACGCTCGGCGACAGCGACACCGGCACCTGGGAGATCGTCACTGAGAACACCGTGCTGGACCTGCACAGCGCCACCGGCGAGCTCGACATGGACGGCCTGGTGGACCTCAACATCAACGGCCCGGACACGGTGATCGCCCCGGACGGCACCACGCCGGTGCCCAATCCGCTGGGCAGCCCGGAGCACCGCTTCGGCATCCAGGCCGGCTACGCCAAGTTCGACCGGGTCACCGCGACCGTCCACGACCTGCAGCTGCCCGGTCTGCTGCGCACCCCGGGCCTGCGCATCACGGTGCGGCCGGGGGCGGTGGACTGCCCGGCCCCGGCGGCCCCGACCGGCACCCCGGGCAGCCGTTGA
- a CDS encoding DUF6114 domain-containing protein, whose product MLTRTRSAVGAGWRWFTAFRRTRPFWGGLWLVLGGWTVLKFSLGAIQLVTAVGFNAVAGYLVGGGMMLCGLIPIAAPRQRVTFGLIGTVLAVVSLVVSNLGGFLLGMLLGVLGGAMTAGWGPRRARARAVAGGVE is encoded by the coding sequence GTGCTGACCCGGACGCGCTCCGCCGTCGGGGCCGGGTGGCGCTGGTTCACCGCCTTCCGCCGGACCCGGCCGTTCTGGGGCGGGCTGTGGCTGGTGCTCGGCGGCTGGACGGTGCTGAAGTTCTCGCTCGGCGCGATCCAGCTGGTCACCGCGGTCGGCTTCAACGCGGTGGCCGGGTACCTGGTCGGCGGCGGGATGATGCTGTGCGGGCTGATCCCGATCGCCGCGCCGCGCCAGCGGGTCACCTTCGGGCTGATCGGCACCGTGCTGGCGGTGGTGTCGCTGGTGGTGTCCAACCTGGGCGGCTTCCTGCTCGGGATGCTGCTGGGGGTGCTCGGCGGGGCGATGACGGCGGGCTGGGGTCCGCGCCGGGCCCGCGCCCGGGCGGTCGCCGGGGGCGTGGAGTGA
- a CDS encoding DUF6230 family protein, whose product MTFRLPDLRRYPLRLRRSAADWNRAMRAEAADGTARGTRWARSAAVLLPATLTVGALGAALANGALAAGFNVTNTPFTLTSNGVSGTGFGAILNTPTIEAANGSTSTGTAMARVGFASAGLAGLCGIVHQSIAGVPYSLLLTAGQPVTAAPPATVTTDINASNLYIEAPALSAAGNTTLQNAVLGMSADQVMVAGQPLAGAQAGGFGLGSAGSGPTGSTVNLAGLNANAYTAEIAGSLTLPALNIRVVAGSAGTC is encoded by the coding sequence ATGACGTTCCGTCTGCCGGACCTGCGCCGGTACCCGCTGCGCCTTCGCCGATCGGCGGCCGACTGGAACCGGGCGATGCGCGCGGAGGCCGCCGACGGCACCGCGCGCGGCACCCGCTGGGCCCGTTCCGCGGCCGTGCTGCTGCCGGCCACACTGACCGTGGGCGCGCTCGGCGCGGCGCTCGCGAACGGCGCGCTGGCCGCGGGCTTCAACGTCACCAACACGCCGTTCACCCTCACCTCCAACGGAGTGTCCGGCACCGGCTTCGGCGCGATCCTCAACACCCCGACCATCGAGGCGGCCAACGGCTCGACCTCGACCGGGACGGCGATGGCCCGGGTCGGGTTCGCCAGTGCCGGGCTGGCCGGGCTGTGCGGCATCGTCCACCAGTCGATCGCGGGCGTGCCGTACTCGCTGCTGCTGACCGCCGGTCAACCGGTGACCGCGGCGCCGCCGGCCACGGTGACCACCGACATCAACGCCTCCAACCTGTACATCGAGGCGCCGGCGCTGTCCGCCGCGGGCAACACCACGCTGCAGAACGCGGTGCTCGGCATGTCTGCGGACCAGGTGATGGTCGCCGGGCAGCCGCTGGCCGGGGCGCAGGCCGGCGGGTTCGGCCTGGGCTCGGCCGGGTCGGGGCCGACCGGGTCGACGGTCAACCTGGCGGGGCTGAACGCCAACGCCTACACCGCGGAGATCGCCGGTTCGCTCACCCTGCCCGCCCTGAACATCCGGGTGGTCGCCGGATCGGCCGGCACGTGCTGA
- a CDS encoding DUF6114 domain-containing protein, giving the protein MAPTPPTPDTSTGPGTPPPTGPIAPAGSGTPATPATPTAPGTPGTFTRGRLALRRWRRTRPFWASVWTGLGGFVILYLPLAPVGRILHVGVGGITGMAGGAILLALAALMLLLPGQRHTAGVVAVIVGVASFPLTNLGGFFVGMFLSVLGGSMAVGWLPEKPSPRPGHLRLGRRPAATPAAAAPETAEA; this is encoded by the coding sequence ATGGCACCCACCCCGCCCACCCCCGACACCTCGACCGGTCCCGGAACCCCGCCCCCGACCGGCCCCATCGCCCCGGCGGGTTCCGGCACCCCCGCGACCCCCGCCACCCCGACGGCCCCCGGCACGCCCGGCACGTTCACCCGCGGGCGCCTCGCCCTGCGCCGCTGGCGCCGCACCCGCCCGTTCTGGGCCTCGGTGTGGACCGGGCTCGGCGGCTTCGTGATCCTCTACCTGCCGCTGGCACCGGTCGGCCGGATCCTGCACGTCGGCGTCGGCGGGATCACCGGCATGGCGGGCGGCGCGATCCTGCTGGCGCTGGCCGCGCTGATGCTGCTGCTGCCGGGCCAGCGGCACACCGCGGGCGTGGTGGCGGTGATCGTCGGCGTCGCGTCGTTCCCGCTGACCAACCTGGGCGGGTTCTTCGTCGGCATGTTCCTCTCCGTGCTGGGCGGTTCGATGGCGGTCGGCTGGCTGCCGGAGAAGCCGTCCCCCCGGCCCGGGCACCTCCGGCTCGGCCGCCGCCCCGCCGCGACGCCCGCCGCGGCCGCACCCGAGACCGCGGAGGCGTGA
- a CDS encoding DUF6230 family protein, with the protein MQEESRGVTRWRRSALIALPATAAIAAMTVAMAQGVLAANLSLTSVPFTLSSATVAAPKGLGAVLTTVTAGSSTAAAEVGLPKAGLDGICIHAVQSVNLPVVGTVGTWSLNISSPAAATPLTSAQLASGQGIQANNLILDAQSVKGATATLNATATTPNQIGAAADSANIKGTGISDGTAGQFGLDATGGQTDISGLKANANGATIGGAITLPNLAINLANGDTAGKGAGGGDC; encoded by the coding sequence ATGCAGGAAGAATCAAGAGGTGTCACGCGCTGGCGCAGATCCGCGCTGATCGCGCTGCCGGCCACGGCCGCGATCGCCGCGATGACGGTGGCGATGGCCCAGGGCGTGCTCGCCGCGAACCTCTCGCTCACCAGCGTTCCGTTCACCCTGTCCTCGGCCACCGTCGCGGCCCCCAAGGGCCTCGGCGCGGTCCTGACCACCGTGACCGCGGGCAGCTCCACCGCCGCGGCCGAGGTCGGCCTGCCCAAGGCGGGTCTGGACGGGATCTGCATCCACGCGGTCCAGTCGGTCAACCTGCCGGTCGTCGGCACGGTCGGCACCTGGTCGCTGAACATCTCCTCGCCGGCCGCGGCCACTCCCCTCACCTCCGCCCAGCTCGCCTCCGGACAGGGCATCCAGGCGAACAACCTGATCCTGGACGCCCAGTCGGTGAAGGGCGCCACCGCGACCCTCAACGCGACCGCCACCACGCCGAACCAGATCGGTGCGGCGGCCGACAGCGCCAACATCAAGGGCACCGGCATCAGCGACGGCACGGCCGGCCAGTTCGGCCTGGACGCCACCGGCGGCCAGACCGACATCAGCGGCCTGAAGGCCAACGCCAACGGCGCCACCATCGGCGGCGCCATCACCTTGCCCAACCTGGCGATCAACCTGGCCAACGGGGACACCGCCGGCAAGGGCGCGGGCGGCGGCGACTGCTGA
- a CDS encoding TetR family transcriptional regulator, whose amino-acid sequence MAWIRETVRSLLRDRLLDTARDLVAADGFDRLRMTQIAAVAGVSRQTVYNEFGSKDALGEALFRRELELCLNGIEQQLDEHPGDPHAAAEAAALFTLRLAGRNPLVKAMLTATRDGEDGLLPYLTTRAESAFTTATAMLDGYAATAWPAIDPDSRELAVDTAVRLTASHIVQGAGDPATSARRIAEVFVRVARA is encoded by the coding sequence ATGGCATGGATCAGGGAGACCGTCAGGTCGCTGCTGCGGGACCGGCTGCTCGACACCGCCCGGGACCTGGTCGCCGCCGACGGCTTCGACCGGCTGCGGATGACCCAGATCGCCGCCGTCGCCGGCGTCAGCCGGCAGACCGTCTACAACGAGTTCGGCTCCAAGGACGCGCTCGGCGAAGCGCTCTTCCGCCGCGAACTCGAACTCTGCCTCAACGGCATCGAGCAGCAGCTCGACGAACACCCCGGCGACCCGCACGCCGCTGCCGAGGCCGCCGCCCTCTTCACCCTCCGGCTCGCCGGGCGCAACCCCCTGGTCAAGGCCATGCTCACCGCCACCCGGGACGGCGAGGACGGCCTCCTCCCGTACCTCACCACCCGCGCCGAGTCCGCCTTCACCACCGCCACCGCCATGCTCGACGGCTACGCCGCCACCGCCTGGCCCGCGATCGACCCCGACTCCCGCGAACTCGCCGTCGACACCGCCGTCCGGCTGACCGCCAGCCACATCGTCCAGGGCGCGGGCGACCCCGCCACCTCCGCCCGCCGGATCGCCGAGGTCTTCGTCCGCGTCGCCCGCGCCTGA
- the lepB gene encoding signal peptidase I, whose translation MSTPRPTKDVDAADRPRRRTTRLLLGVLVGAAVGCVLAAVATAALAVRVDGSSMRPTLADGQRLLAVPGSGGAAVHRLDVVLLHRPGRDEVIVKRVIGLPGDRVEISSTPQDPFLVLVQPGGSGPWFRVGLPAWAEQAHRTGSCCTPDGTRTAAATAQTVPPGRLFFLGDNPDGSEDSRSFGWGDLATVSGRIGLRVWPPAAVGTLDTTPTLTEVPAPPD comes from the coding sequence ATGTCGACTCCCCGGCCCACCAAGGACGTTGACGCCGCCGACCGGCCGCGCCGGCGGACCACCCGCCTGCTGCTCGGCGTGCTCGTCGGCGCCGCGGTCGGGTGCGTGCTCGCGGCGGTGGCGACGGCCGCGCTCGCGGTGCGGGTGGACGGTTCGAGCATGCGGCCGACGCTCGCGGACGGTCAGCGACTGCTGGCCGTGCCGGGCAGCGGCGGGGCGGCGGTGCACCGGCTGGACGTGGTGCTGCTGCACCGTCCGGGCCGGGACGAGGTGATCGTCAAGCGGGTGATCGGCCTGCCGGGCGACCGGGTGGAGATCTCCTCGACGCCGCAGGACCCGTTCCTCGTCCTGGTGCAGCCGGGCGGCAGCGGCCCGTGGTTCCGGGTCGGCCTGCCGGCCTGGGCCGAGCAGGCGCACCGGACCGGCAGCTGCTGCACGCCGGACGGCACGCGGACCGCCGCCGCGACCGCGCAGACGGTGCCGCCGGGCAGGCTGTTCTTCCTCGGCGACAACCCGGACGGCTCCGAGGACTCCCGCAGCTTCGGCTGGGGCGACCTGGCCACCGTCTCCGGCCGCATCGGCCTGCGGGTGTGGCCCCCGGCGGCCGTCGGCACCCTGGACACCACGCCGACCCTCACCGAGGTCCCCGCCCCACCGGACTGA
- a CDS encoding TetR/AcrR family transcriptional regulator, with protein sequence MRPLPQPGPQPGRRLSADQRRRQILESARELVHSDGLDTLSVESAARSAGVSPGLLFHYFGSQRGFRAAVVRLVADEVLGQVSPDPTLSGSAQLRGGIETFISFVGRHPSLYLAVVRHVDRGGTGTMATLHRDVRARFAEWILAALTGAGTPRTPAVVATVHGWLAYVEELLVGWLDGAEVPADQLADLCERSAYQLVAVAVDDPDRWRAIRTALDRRP encoded by the coding sequence GTGCGTCCCCTCCCCCAGCCCGGCCCGCAGCCCGGACGGCGACTGTCGGCGGATCAGCGCCGCCGCCAGATCCTGGAATCCGCCCGGGAGTTGGTGCACTCCGACGGCCTGGACACGCTGTCCGTGGAGTCGGCGGCCCGCTCGGCGGGGGTCTCGCCGGGCCTGTTGTTCCACTACTTCGGCTCCCAGCGCGGTTTCCGGGCCGCCGTGGTGCGGTTGGTGGCGGACGAGGTGCTCGGCCAGGTCTCGCCGGATCCGACGCTCAGCGGGTCGGCGCAACTGCGCGGCGGCATCGAGACGTTCATCTCCTTCGTGGGTCGGCACCCGTCGCTGTACCTGGCGGTGGTCCGGCACGTGGACCGCGGCGGCACGGGCACGATGGCCACGCTCCACCGGGACGTCCGGGCCCGCTTCGCGGAGTGGATCCTGGCGGCGCTGACCGGCGCCGGCACCCCTCGTACGCCCGCCGTCGTCGCGACCGTGCACGGCTGGCTGGCGTACGTGGAGGAGCTGCTGGTCGGCTGGTTGGACGGCGCGGAGGTGCCGGCGGATCAGCTCGCCGACCTGTGCGAGCGCAGCGCGTACCAGCTGGTCGCGGTGGCCGTGGACGACCCGGACCGCTGGCGGGCGATCCGCACGGCCCTCGACCGCCGTCCCTGA
- a CDS encoding M24 family metallopeptidase — MPSSPLRSPGTAPDRVRRPALPYEESDLDRYRDLQQLAYGAAERAAGQLRAGMRESDAAERLRQELRAAGLGAFARRPAARFGRRTAGAGTPGGLPGMGGRLLARLREPERLRDGTPYLLDCVLTAGGRTVGVTLAGRLGGNPVWDVLRADLPAYRDLVLREVRRGSPLHRLGRAVDALAARHGYDNPDRGLLGGVIARSAPARAGDLQRRTGPARPASYAHRLPPGLWAVSPRVAFRGVGVAFEELLVVTETSACWLDDDLPHARTP, encoded by the coding sequence ATGCCCAGCAGCCCCCTCCGGTCGCCCGGCACGGCACCGGACCGCGTCCGGCGGCCCGCGCTCCCGTACGAGGAATCCGACCTCGACCGCTACCGCGACCTGCAACAACTCGCCTACGGGGCGGCCGAACGGGCCGCCGGTCAGCTGCGCGCCGGCATGCGGGAGAGCGACGCGGCCGAACGGCTCCGACAGGAGCTGCGGGCAGCCGGGCTCGGCGCGTTCGCCCGGCGGCCGGCGGCCCGCTTCGGGCGGCGGACCGCCGGTGCCGGCACGCCGGGCGGGCTTCCGGGAATGGGCGGGCGCCTCCTGGCGCGGCTCCGGGAACCGGAACGGCTCCGGGACGGGACGCCCTACCTGCTCGACTGCGTCCTCACCGCCGGCGGCCGCACCGTCGGCGTCACGCTCGCCGGGCGACTCGGCGGCAACCCCGTCTGGGACGTGCTGCGGGCCGACCTGCCCGCGTACCGGGACCTCGTCCTGCGCGAAGTGCGGCGCGGCAGCCCGCTCCACCGGCTCGGCCGGGCCGTGGACGCACTCGCCGCGAGGCACGGCTACGACAACCCCGACCGCGGCCTGCTCGGCGGGGTCATCGCCCGCTCGGCGCCCGCCCGGGCCGGCGACCTGCAACGCCGTACGGGCCCGGCCCGACCCGCCTCCTACGCCCACCGCCTCCCGCCGGGCCTGTGGGCCGTCAGCCCCAGGGTCGCCTTCCGCGGGGTCGGGGTCGCCTTCGAGGAACTCCTGGTCGTCACCGAGACCTCCGCCTGCTGGCTCGACGACGACCTCCCCCACGCGCGCACGCCGTAA
- a CDS encoding CapA family protein gives MRLLPTAALALLLAAAGCARPAGPATPPPAGEPAAAPATTAATGPRPFTLVATGDVLPHTEVIQRAHQDAGGTGYDFAPMLAGVKPLIAAADLAICHMETVYGRDGGPYTGYPAFKSPPEVARALKDAGYDSCSTASNHTLDDGTDGIRRTLDAMDAVGLRHTGSARTEQERATPALLTAGGATIAQLAYSYDTNGIPLPAGRPWAVNLIDRDRILTDARAARAAGADLVLVSLHWGTEWQDSPNAQQLDLARELTAARTGDRPDVDLIIGTHAHIPQAYEKVNGTWVVYGLGDQIAGEMFNPTGAQDARGNWSSIARFTFTPPTDPGGRWTVGRAEFVPQLMDLTTFRVLDLPAAVRSRPDRADWAQALEHIRSVVLSRSGAEAGLTMSE, from the coding sequence GTGCGACTGCTCCCCACCGCCGCGCTCGCACTGCTGCTGGCCGCGGCGGGCTGCGCCCGACCCGCCGGGCCGGCCACCCCGCCGCCCGCCGGCGAACCCGCCGCCGCGCCCGCCACCACCGCCGCGACCGGGCCCCGCCCGTTCACCCTGGTCGCCACCGGCGACGTCCTGCCGCACACCGAGGTGATCCAGCGGGCCCACCAGGACGCGGGCGGCACCGGGTACGACTTCGCCCCGATGCTCGCCGGGGTGAAACCGCTGATCGCCGCCGCCGACCTGGCGATCTGCCACATGGAGACCGTCTACGGCCGCGACGGCGGACCGTACACCGGCTACCCCGCCTTCAAGTCCCCGCCCGAGGTGGCCCGGGCGCTCAAGGACGCCGGGTACGACTCCTGCTCCACCGCCTCCAACCACACCCTCGACGACGGGACCGACGGCATCCGCCGCACCCTCGACGCGATGGACGCCGTCGGCCTGCGCCACACCGGCTCCGCCCGCACCGAACAGGAACGGGCCACCCCCGCCCTGCTCACCGCCGGCGGCGCCACGATCGCCCAACTCGCCTACAGCTACGACACCAACGGCATCCCGCTGCCCGCCGGCCGGCCCTGGGCGGTCAACCTGATCGACCGCGACCGGATCCTCACCGACGCCCGGGCCGCCCGCGCCGCCGGCGCCGACCTGGTCCTGGTCAGCCTCCACTGGGGCACCGAGTGGCAGGACAGCCCCAACGCGCAACAGCTCGACCTCGCCCGGGAGCTGACCGCCGCCCGGACCGGCGACCGGCCCGACGTCGACCTGATCATCGGCACCCACGCGCACATCCCGCAGGCCTACGAGAAGGTCAACGGCACCTGGGTGGTCTACGGCCTCGGCGACCAGATCGCCGGCGAGATGTTCAACCCCACCGGCGCCCAGGACGCCCGCGGCAACTGGAGCTCCATCGCCCGCTTCACCTTCACCCCGCCCACCGACCCCGGCGGGCGGTGGACGGTCGGCAGGGCCGAGTTCGTCCCGCAGCTGATGGACCTCACCACCTTCCGCGTGCTCGACCTGCCCGCCGCCGTCCGCAGCCGACCGGACCGCGCCGACTGGGCGCAGGCACTGGAGCACATCCGCTCGGTGGTGCTCAGCCGCTCCGGCGCCGAGGCCGGACTCACCATGTCCGAGTGA
- a CDS encoding nucleotide triphosphate diphosphatase NUDT15, whose amino-acid sequence MTSGPSTPPPPLIGAGVIVPSTDGRSVLIGRRTTAGEPPTWSLPGGKVDHPGESFEQAAARELAEETGIELPAERMRVLAVLLDHGLGRTRLTAAVLAPPSDAPAHVTEPHACAGWERVPVDALPEPMFYPSAQVLAAWLPDYRAPGGTFRYRVGPIG is encoded by the coding sequence GTGACCTCGGGTCCGAGCACCCCGCCCCCGCCGCTGATCGGGGCCGGCGTCATCGTCCCCTCGACGGACGGGCGCTCGGTCCTGATCGGGCGCCGCACCACCGCCGGGGAGCCTCCCACCTGGAGCCTGCCCGGCGGCAAGGTCGACCACCCCGGCGAGTCCTTCGAGCAGGCCGCCGCCCGGGAACTCGCCGAGGAGACCGGCATCGAGCTGCCCGCCGAGCGGATGCGGGTGCTCGCCGTCCTGCTCGACCACGGCCTCGGCCGCACCCGGCTCACCGCCGCCGTCCTCGCCCCGCCCAGCGACGCCCCCGCGCACGTCACCGAGCCGCACGCCTGCGCCGGCTGGGAGCGGGTGCCGGTGGACGCCCTGCCGGAGCCGATGTTCTACCCCTCCGCGCAGGTGCTCGCCGCCTGGCTGCCGGACTACCGCGCCCCCGGGGGCACCTTCCGCTACCGGGTCGGCCCGATCGGGTGA
- a CDS encoding SDR family NAD(P)-dependent oxidoreductase — protein MDNEEIDYGKGIDPQRLELCLSVLAELDGIHVDHPDAITVRQAVGGVFRTLKQRRRQEMRARKTANDRAVTAKTATGAPGRIDDETAGVFGLTTETTSELAGILERPRSCYTCKQRYVEVDAFYHQLCRSCAALNRARRTARADLTGKRALLTGGRAKIGMYIALCLLRDGAHTTITTRFPNDAIRRFTAMPDSDQWLHRLKIIGIDLRDPAQVMALADEVAADGPLDILINNAAQTVRRSPEAYRELVAAESAPLPAGALPASTVIGRFGSGSVDVPALPGQATGGSERISAEEVTSLALVTGSASPARIEAGTAIDAGGLVPDLAASNTWIETVEQVSPIELLEVQLCNSTAPFILISRLRPALAASPARRKYIVNVSAMEGVFNRGYKGAGHPHTNMAKAALNMLTRTSADEMFETDGILMTAVDTGWITDERPHPDKMRMHEEGFHAPLDLVDGAARVYDPIVRGEAGEDLYGCFLKDYSKGKW, from the coding sequence ATGGACAACGAAGAGATCGACTACGGCAAGGGCATCGACCCGCAGCGCCTGGAGCTCTGTCTCAGCGTCCTCGCCGAACTGGACGGCATCCACGTCGACCACCCGGACGCGATCACCGTCCGCCAGGCCGTCGGCGGCGTCTTCCGGACGCTCAAGCAGCGCCGCCGCCAGGAGATGCGGGCCCGCAAGACCGCCAACGACCGCGCCGTCACCGCGAAGACCGCGACCGGCGCCCCGGGCCGGATCGACGACGAGACGGCCGGCGTCTTCGGCCTGACCACCGAGACCACCTCCGAGCTGGCCGGGATACTCGAGCGCCCGCGCTCCTGCTACACCTGCAAGCAGCGCTACGTCGAGGTCGACGCCTTCTACCACCAGCTCTGCCGCAGCTGCGCCGCGCTCAACCGGGCCCGCCGCACCGCCCGCGCCGACCTGACCGGCAAGCGCGCGCTGCTCACCGGCGGCCGCGCCAAGATCGGCATGTACATCGCGCTCTGCCTGCTGCGCGACGGCGCCCACACCACCATCACCACCCGGTTCCCCAACGACGCGATCCGCCGCTTCACCGCGATGCCGGACAGCGACCAGTGGCTGCACCGGCTGAAGATCATCGGCATCGACCTGCGCGACCCCGCGCAGGTGATGGCCCTCGCCGACGAGGTCGCCGCCGACGGTCCGCTGGACATCCTGATCAACAACGCCGCGCAGACCGTGCGCCGCTCCCCCGAGGCGTACCGCGAACTGGTCGCCGCCGAGTCGGCCCCGCTGCCGGCCGGCGCCCTGCCCGCGTCCACGGTGATCGGCCGGTTCGGCAGCGGCTCGGTGGACGTGCCGGCACTGCCCGGCCAGGCCACCGGCGGCAGCGAGCGGATCAGCGCCGAGGAGGTCACCTCGCTCGCCCTGGTCACCGGCTCCGCCTCCCCGGCCCGGATCGAGGCCGGCACCGCGATCGACGCCGGCGGCCTGGTGCCCGACCTGGCCGCGTCCAACACCTGGATCGAGACGGTCGAGCAGGTCAGCCCGATCGAGCTGCTGGAGGTGCAACTCTGCAACTCCACCGCGCCGTTCATCCTGATCAGCCGGCTCCGCCCGGCGCTGGCCGCCTCCCCGGCGCGCCGCAAGTACATCGTCAACGTCTCCGCCATGGAGGGCGTGTTCAACCGGGGCTACAAGGGCGCCGGGCACCCGCACACCAACATGGCCAAGGCTGCGCTCAACATGCTCACCCGCACCAGCGCGGACGAGATGTTCGAGACCGACGGCATCCTGATGACCGCCGTCGACACCGGCTGGATCACCGACGAGCGGCCGCACCCCGACAAGATGCGGATGCACGAGGAGGGCTTCCACGCCCCGCTCGACCTGGTCGACGGCGCCGCCCGGGTCTACGACCCGATCGTCCGCGGCGAGGCCGGCGAGGACCTCTACGGCTGCTTCCTCAAGGACTACTCCAAGGGCAAGTGGTGA